DNA from Trichomycterus rosablanca isolate fTriRos1 chromosome 23, fTriRos1.hap1, whole genome shotgun sequence:
CAATTTTGGTTAACGTGACTCTCAGGTTCAGCAGGAATCTGCGtatcacacagaaaggtccgACAGATCGACGACCCCAATTTACGGCTCCTGGAACTGCTCCATAAGATCATTTTCATCACTCAGGTGAGGTTATAAAGCTttatagtaattaataatacagCATGTTTTTCCTAAAGATCAATGAAAACTGCTGCACTACATCAGGCagtttagcctagtggttaaggtactggactagtaatcaaaaggttgttggtttaagccccaccactaccaggttggcactgttgggcccttgagcaactgtactgtcacagtactgtaagtcgctttggataaatgccataaatgtaaacttGTTTTTATGCCGAGTTCAGCTTCCACCGGAACCTCAGAGCAGCTTTCAGCGGCGTCTGATCGAGCGCTTTAAGAGGTCACTGTTCCAGCGTGGCAGCAGCTCATTTCATCTGAAGGTGGAGCTCAGTAAGGTAACGCATTCAGCAAAGCAACCAATAAATACAcatcatggccaaaagtattgggatgccacttctaatttttttatttatgcatttcagcCACAAGtggtaacaggtgtaataaatcaattatataaaggaaattacatgcttccaactttgcagcaatagtttagggaaggtcacagaaagacatgaagaaaagccctGACTTCatccccactcaacagctctggaatgaaccggaacatcaacatcagtgcccagccgtacaaatgctgccatgttttgactaaatgggcacaaattcccacatcttgtgagaagccttatcAAAAGATGgtcgtgtccaaatacttttggtcatataatgtACATGAACCAAGCTTTTATTCAACCTTCAAGTCAAACTCAAAGCTTACATGCAGTTTTTTAAGGAACGTGAATCGCTTCTGTGACGTCTATATCAGCATTTTTAAGCTTCTGTTTGAACAGGTTCTTCAGGGAGGGCAGGAGCTGGTGGAGCCACTTTCAGCCAGGAAATGGTGGTCCATGCTGCACGGCCGGCAAGCCGACACCCACGGTAAGAGCTAAACACTTTAATTTCGTTACATCCTACAAAGCTGCAAAATCCTGAGAAAATTATTTCTTTCCAGGTGATTCGGGGTCTTTTTGGGGTCTTGAAGAGGGCATCACGTACGAGCAGGTACAGGTCAGTTTGAAAAACGTGTCCTTTTCCCTCACTGTACCATGTTACAAGCGATGCCAGGTACTGTGTTGTTAGAATCGGTGTAATTTCTGCTCCTCAGGTCAAAATTGAGGAAGTTCTGGAGAGTAGCGGCTATTACAGCACGGCCTCGTTCAGGTAAAACTTCAGCGCTGAGATGACGTCCATGCTGTGGTGGGATATTGTGAGGTTTGGGATGCAGCATCTTCCTGATCATCCTCTTATATAGACAGTAATAGTTCCAAAGGCAGAAAAGGGGTGAAGCTGGTACGGTGTGTGCCACATGCCAGCAGTAGGGTTCGATCCTTGATTAAGGTGGCTGTCTGGAAGAAGTTTTGCAGGTTACTGATTTTCCAACTTCTATAAGGGTGAACTGGCTCCACCAAATTACCCCAAATGGAAGTTAATACacaatggacaaaagtattgggacaccccttctaataaaTGAGTTTGTGCCCAGGTGGTACAGCAGGATATTCCCCTACAACATCAGCGCTGaaattctgaacaccccggttctaatctcagctctgctaacggtcagctgggcgccatctagcgggcacaattggccatCGAGTcttctgggtgggaaaagaccagactaataagtgggcaaggaccctgattagcagccGAGGTGCCTGTGCAAAAGTGGAggagcctcatgtgcaaatccaccaaggCACGGGCGAAAAAGAAGGGATTAAGAGACTGCGCACTAAggagggggcatggagcaggCAGATATACCATCCTCGGACTAATCGGCTACGCTAAGtttggagaaaaagggagaaaatgcataaataaatagaaaaaaaatcctCAGAGTTGAGATATTTTAAACATACCCGTTAACTATTAGATGTATATAAtcatttatgtaaaataaatcatatgccTCCAAATATGTGGCAACACTTCTCTCCAGTATGACTGTTGAGTATGATtgttcccctgtgcacaaagcaaactcAACGCCATGACCATatatctgttaaaaaaaaacactgggaCGATTTGGAACCTTGACTGCAAGCAAGACCACCTGACCTCACAAGTGTTCTTTTAACCGATTAGGCATTAATTCCTGAGGTACACTCCAAAATCTAAAGGCTGTCATTGCCTTAAAAAAAGAGGGTGGTGGAATGTTGGGTTTGGAATGTTGTaaggtgtccggatacttttgaccatatagcacATATGTTTGTGTCACCATGTGatagaacatttacatttatagcatttagcagatgcatttatcTAAAGCCATGAATACATTGCTAGCACTCGAGAGTTTAGGACTttgctcaggaacccaacagtggcagcttggcagcaATGGGGCTAGAACCATTAACCCTCCGATGACTATTCCAGCacatatgtattttatttttggctGAAATGTAGCTAGAACCAAGGCCGTAgctatgaattaaacattggggGAAGCCAAATCTACCAGAACTGTAGGGAACACTGACGTATCCTAACGTTATGCAAAGCTGGCGATTTAAATATTGTGACATCACTATATTGGCGGGAGGAGGtattttgagcatatctgaatatcTGATGTGTACCCCACACCCTCTACGTCCCAGTAAGTATTGTGATTACATCCTTGGCTAGAACATTTGCTCTTTTCTTTCAGGAGTGATTCAGAAATGGGAAGCAGCAGAACCGTCGGACCATGACTCCACACGGCGGCGTTTCATTCGCTCATCAAAGCTCGAGAACGAGAACAagattgtttataataatatttgtgTAAAACGAGTGGTAAAGTAACCCCCCTACCATCATTACCACCCTTGTGGAGAAACCTGAATTCTACGTGAACTTGATCTCTCTGGGTGTTTCTGGGTTCTGAGGTTGTAAAAACATATGCAGGGATCTATTTATTATGCTTAAGTGATTTTCACTTCAAATCTCAGGCTGACTTTATGCACTTTACCTAAAATATGCTCTGtaaatctaaaaaatatataaaaatataaatatatatgtattttactGACTTTCCTCTGTTGTTTTAGTGATATGAAGGAAATAAAGGGCTGATTGTTTAatgcatgtgttttttttatttcactcgGATATCGGTTGCTCTGGGAGGCACGgtggtgtgtggagtttgcatgttctccctgtgtctgtatgggtttcctccgggtgctccggttcccCTCCAACAAAcccaaagacattcagtcaggcCAAGTGGAACTACTAAAATTGTcctaagggtgtgtgtgtttgccctgtgatggactggcaaccagtctggggtgtttcctgcctttccctcaatgaatcagacccactgcaaccctgaccaggataaaacggtaataaaacagacaatgaatgaatgagtcgCTTAGAATGCCATTTCCTGTAGATGCTTCATAGATATTTATTGATATACGATATATAGATATCTGATTTACACAAAGACCACATGTATATATTACATCATATATAGAACTTTATCATGGTTTAATAATGGAATCTCCTCCACATCGCATCGTTCAGCTTCTTCTTTATGCATTAAGGTGTAGAGACGGGTGGGATGGACAGGTCCTGAACCTGTCCAGTCTAGTAACAAGCTGTGAGGTCATCCGTCCATATCCGCCTCGTATGAAGTTTATAAATAGAGTTAATCTCCGTATACAGTGCATAACATGGATTCAGTCACACCGGTAACCCACTGATCTTTCACTCGATGGAAGACGGACACCGGCGTGCGATTCGGGTCCCCTCGATCCTGCGCCGTGATGCTGCATAGACTCCTGTACACATCGAACACCGCGAGTTCTGTCCCTCGCTGCCACTGTGCAAAAGCAGCACATCTGGAAACTCGCACCGTACAAGCAAGACTAGACGTGCAGGCGAGCGATATACATTCATCGATAAAATACAAAACTAATTTCATACAAACAAAACACCACCGTCTCGCTCTTCAGTTCAACATAAAGGTCAGTAAAgcgaggaaggaaggaaggaatctCTTTTATGGACACTATACCACGTCTACGGGTGAAGTCAAACGTttacataaatttttttctccctttaaaGTTCATTGTGGGCTTTAACATTCACagtcaagcctgcaacacacttccaTGTCAATATAAAGCCTGCTCGACTGGAGACAGTAGCACCcttgtttcagcagcttctaatttacagctgacctgtttttttttcctataCACAATCTGTCCATATGGGTGCTTTTCCTGACCCTACCAAGAGTCCACTTGCCAAATTTATGAATGGAATGTTTGCAGCCAGACCAGCCTTAtttaaataagcacaaataaGTCATGTGGATCTTTACAGTTGCTTCCACGTTCCAGATGTATGTAAAGTTTTGACTTCGCCTGTAGTTACTCTAACACAATCATGCAGTAGCACCTATTGCACATGTTACTTTTTTAAATCAAGGGTGCAAAAACAAGAGGAGAGAAGAATCAAAACATCGTCCAGTACGGTCACGACTCAATACATTTGGGAAAAGAACAGCAGTGATGCTGTGTACTGCAAACAAACTGAGCATGTGCAAAACGTTTTACAGACGTTTCATGTGTACTGGGGGTATGAGGGCATTTTAGCGGAAGTCCGAGCAGCCATGCAGTATTCAGCCTAGCCGTTTACGCTGGGGTCTGAATAAATCATGCAGCATGACACTCACTGAGTAagatgaaatgtgtgtgtgaatactgCAGCACGAACACGCTGCATGTACTGTACAACAGTGTTAGGACCTCTATCTTCATCTGTATGTTCAAAGCTTGTGTGTGCATTTTCACCAGACTTGTAACCACCTTGAGGTGATTTTCATTAACGTTCATTTTTCCCACTTATAAGTATAATTCGAACGACGTTCTGTGCAAAGAATCAGTTTTAAAGACCAAGAGAGAGTATGAGAGAGTATGAGAGAGTAAATGAACGTCATACGGTCAGATAAAAATCACATGAAGCAACAAAAACTCCAAATACTTCTCTTTTACACTGACATCTGATTGGACCCAGAGTTTGAGGCGTACAGAAAgcttcgtttgtttgtttattaggattttaacgtcatgcttttggttacattcatgacaggaacggtggttactcacgatacgatgcgattcacgatactgggttcacgatatgattttttccagatttttttctttaattgaaggcaaattatgacaaagttcccttttattatttctctttaaaaaagaaaataaaatcctgtatttgtgattatcttttatttacctaaataatgaatgaccttttatttctgaggtaggtacaaactatgcaaaacaatttagaattaagcccaatttggctgaaaaaccccggatttggcaaccaggcgtatagcgccagtgacgtcaaccaggcgaggtatgtagcgccagcgccctctgctgtttaaagtgaatattgattcactTTACATgtgaaatcgatttgaatcgtggaatttttgaatcggttattaactgtattgtggtaaaTCGTTACATTcctactcgttacacaagggttatcagctcacaaggttatatcgaacgcagtcatggacaatttagtgtctccaattcacctcacttgcacgtctttggactgtgggaggaaaccggcgctcccgtaggaaacccacacagacacatgcaaactccacacagaaaggacccggaccgccccacctggggatcgaacccaagaccttcttgctgtgaggcgacagtgctacccacttagccaccgtgccgccccagaagGCTTTGTTCTTGGCCCAGTTGAGCCCTTGAGTTCCAATAGCAAGGGTTCGCTCCTTAATGCTCCTGAAGCGTAAATCGAGTAACGTGATTGGCTGGAGGTGTCATGTTACTTCAGAACTGTAACAGCAAGTAAGCTATTACATCCATTCCACTCTATCAAATTTCAATAGGGGTAGTTACTCAGCAGGAgggtaaaactgtgccaaaccaAGGGCTTCCATTTGTGCCAAATGGAAATCTCTTCATAACtaagaaattcaaaatgtaaggtttgtgtttagcgattaaacatttttttatccGTGTAGCGTTCAAgcgcctcacgtttactggttaatctgcattttaaggcgtcctagcaatcctacggcaattcagttagcaatcgcttagtcaaaatgtccaagatgtcgaaatctaaggcagctaaaaacacgactcgggtaactgagtttggaaaactaacaaccaattctgtggacgtggGGAAGAATCAAAACACGGGCGAGAACTTTCGTCTTTGAGGTCGTTTCTGGACGTTCTAGGTTTAAATTCAACGATTAAGgttgctgtgctgtgtattgtagcttctatttatcctatcattcaatttatgagtaaTTTAATGTCTTAGCACACTTTCCTATGAATTTACTGTGGCCCCATTCATACACTGTTCATTCTGTTTAAGTATGGCCGATTCTATAACCCCAAACTTCCTAAACTATGTCTACGATTGTATATGAAAAGGCAATACATTGAAAGCGCTCAAGATTTAGAATCTCAAGATGCTACTTGGTCTACCTGGTCACTAGGTGAGTAGCTTTGGTAATCGGACAAAATTTGGTAGGGGGAAAATGATACCGTGTGGCCTCTCTGGACTTCCGTATTCCCTAAACCCTTTTATACCAGAACTCAAGTCCCACAGCGTGAATACATTCAGTAGAACAGTATACAGTCGGGTTGGTCCGTTCCAGTAGATGAGCGGGTGCAGGTTTAAGGATGAACCTTGAAGGAAAGCAGCTCCTCCGAGTGCATGTTGTTGAGCGACCGGAGCTCCGGCAGCTTCAGCAGCAGCTTGGTGATCACGGTGGCTTCGTTCGAGTGATTCTTCACGATCAGGTTTCTCATGGCTCGGATCAGGTTCTCCTGCAGAGCCTCCACAGACCTCGCGTCCTCGATGCCGGTGCGGTCTGCAAACGAGCCATACGAGACCATTAATTAGAGTCGAGTCACAGATCAACAGAGACGGAGCGCTGAGACGGAGGCCTCTCGTACCTGCGGAGATGAGGACGACGGCGGTGAAGAGGCTCATCTCTTCGGGGCTGAGTCGCAGAGCCGTGAGCTTCTCGGTGAAGTCGAACATGGAACAGAGCAGCTCTCCGGCGCCCATGGAGCGCAGAGCCTCCACACTGTAACTCTGCCCACTCAGGAACCTCACGGTCCGCTGCTGCACGTCGAACAGCGAGGAGAAGCGCACCATCAGCACCTGAACACAGATGGTCAAAGCAAAGTTAcgattagagatgcatgagtaccgatactggtatcgggtatttgcccgataccacgctcattaactcgtgctcatactcgcaaacgaggctccgatactaaacatccgataccgtgtgcctagtgcacgttgctgcgttatgcctggttcacactacacaacttttgcCCTGGTTTTCGCTCGGTGACTGgttagatttgccggctcgggagcaactcggcgttcgctcggcgatcaaaactcggctctcgatcgctaagtgtgaactatccaacaactcgatccgaccgaaTCGGgatttctagcacgtcagatatctgagatgtgcgactgggaatgagtgacatgtcgaacagccaatgagaacgcaggggaaacgcaggagaggagtgtaaacaggtgggacaggggaacAATATACCGTATTTTCCGCACTATAAGGCGCACCTAAGAGCCTTAAATTTTCTCAAAAATCTGCCGTGCGCCTTATAATCCGGTGCGCCTTATGTGTGCACTGAGttccaaaatctgtaaaaatgttgttgtgcGACTTTGGTAAGCGCTCCGCTTGATTGACTATCGGACCATTTCCCGCCGACACGGGGACGTAATACGTACACTACGTACGCTGGCAgcgataaaccaatcagagaacaTTACGTAATACGTACAGTACGTACGCTTACCTCCGCCACGCCTCCGGTAGGTATACTACTGGTATGCTGCAAAACAACATTTGCCTTATAATACAACTTAAGTATGCGCCTTATGTATGGGTTAAGTACAGAAATAGACCTCGTAATTGAGACTGCGCCTTATAATCCGGTGCGCCTTATGGTGCGGAAAACAcggtagtttatatcagaatacatcagcacacacacacgttttacagtatttctgacctgatcgttctctacaaaacaaacaacaaaacaccgacattgcaaaaatatttattaacctccaactcactacagaacgatccatgctgctcgtgttgccaaatccactcagattcatttatttttcctccttgatttcatcacatcagcgcacgaACActctgatcgctcgctacttgttgacgtgcatttttggacgtggtatcattaaacttctcgtcacttctcacgtgtgtttttgttttaaaaaaaaaacggtattctaaataggtatcggtatcggtatcggcaagtacaaaaatacatgtacttgtactcgtacgggaaaaaatggtatcgatgcatccccaGTTACGATGATGCTATGGAGTGAGCAATTATGTCTACTGAGCTGGTGTTGCATCGTTGTAAGAGCCACGCTGCAGGTAACGGGGTACAGGAGGCAAATACAGAATGTGCATGGGGTCACGTCAACCTAGCAAGTGGTGAggacatatcagtgcacccctagtgccagtcccaagcccagatcaACAGGAGGGTTGCCTCATTAGGGTTCCAATTCAAATATGTCTCCTAATCTCTTAAACCAGAGTGACTTCTCAACGTACCTCGAACGTTCCAGCCTTGAGAAGGCTGACCTGGTCGTGTTGCGAGAGGTCGCGAAAGCCGGGAATCTGCCTGGCGAACTCCACCACCTCTCGGACGGCGGGGGTAAAACTCAGGGAGAACTCCTCCCAGATCTCATGGCTGGATTTAGACGGATTCACTACGGGTGAGGTGTTCATGGGACAAACCTACAGGACAGAGAAGCAGAGACGGCGTGAGAACACGTACTTGTAGATCATCACAGCAGAGGCAGGACAatatataaaagaaaagattttatATAAACCAGTGGTGCAGTGTTCTTCTAAAATACACAGTAGGGTAATTTGCTGCTctaattgcccctaggtgtgagagATTGGCTTGCAATAGACCCACTGCAATAGTGACCTGATGATCAGGTGCATAGTGATGTGTCAAATGCCATTTCAGACCGATAAGGAGTTTGAAGTACCCGCAAACGCCCTAAATATACACcgctcccttttttttttttattcgtaTGCCACACACTCACCAGAAACGCCCGGTTTGGGGCCTTTTCGGCGATCTCGTTCAGATTGCGCCTGCCGTAGTGGCAGCACGGCGCATTATCAATCTGAGCGCTGCTGGGGACGCAGTGGTACTGGAAGCTGACGTCCTGCCCACTCTGACAGGGAGAGCTGCACTTATTAGAGATGCTGCTGCTGCTCAGTCTCTCTGTGAGACTTGGTGAAAAGGCGCCCGCTGCTGAAAAGCAAgaacaatcaatcaatcaataagaAACTACGttcacagaaagaaagaaaacaacaaacatacatctgataaaaaaaaaaaaaaaaactcacaagATTGGGGCAGGCGAAACTCCTCCGGACGAGGCGCCGAGTCCTCCTCTCCGCTGTCGGAGGAGCAGGACGAGGCAGAGCTCATGAAG
Protein-coding regions in this window:
- the nr1d2a gene encoding nuclear receptor subfamily 1 group D member 2a isoform X1; its protein translation is MEATKPASVITYISSSGSTSSRSPSSSPLPLMAQGCKMEMPTTSPLSAPKHANSGLLYANSSEKSASKCNITKLNGMVLLCKVCGDVASGFHYGVHACEGCKGFFRRSIQQNIQYKKCMKAENCIIMRINRNRCQQCRFKKCLSVGMSRDAVRFGRIPKREKQRMLLEMQNAMNSMMSGSQAHQDPSSCSPSSSSSSPSPPLSPRSHQDSEAAMPMDTFMSSASSCSSDSGEEDSAPRPEEFRLPQSSAGAFSPSLTERLSSSSISNKCSSPCQSGQDVSFQYHCVPSSAQIDNAPCCHYGRRNLNEIAEKAPNRAFLVCPMNTSPVVNPSKSSHEIWEEFSLSFTPAVREVVEFARQIPGFRDLSQHDQVSLLKAGTFEVLMVRFSSLFDVQQRTVRFLSGQSYSVEALRSMGAGELLCSMFDFTEKLTALRLSPEEMSLFTAVVLISADRTGIEDARSVEALQENLIRAMRNLIVKNHSNEATVITKLLLKLPELRSLNNMHSEELLSFKVHP
- the nr1d2a gene encoding nuclear receptor subfamily 1 group D member 2a isoform X2, with translation MEATKPASVITYISSSGSTSSRSPSSSPLPLMAQGCKMEMPTTSPLSAPKHANSGLLYANSSEKSASKCNITKLNGMVLLCKVCGDVASGFHYGVHACEGCKGFFRRSIQQNIQYKKCMKAENCIIMRINRNRCQQCRFKKCLSVGMSRDAVRFGRIPKREKQRMLLEMQNAMNSMMSGSQAHQDPSSCSPSSSSSSPSPPLSPRSHQDSEAAMPMDTFMSSASSCSSDSGEEDSAPRPEEFRLPQSSGAFSPSLTERLSSSSISNKCSSPCQSGQDVSFQYHCVPSSAQIDNAPCCHYGRRNLNEIAEKAPNRAFLVCPMNTSPVVNPSKSSHEIWEEFSLSFTPAVREVVEFARQIPGFRDLSQHDQVSLLKAGTFEVLMVRFSSLFDVQQRTVRFLSGQSYSVEALRSMGAGELLCSMFDFTEKLTALRLSPEEMSLFTAVVLISADRTGIEDARSVEALQENLIRAMRNLIVKNHSNEATVITKLLLKLPELRSLNNMHSEELLSFKVHP